From one Phocaeicola salanitronis DSM 18170 genomic stretch:
- a CDS encoding GNAT family N-acetyltransferase — protein sequence MKLAQPLHTGTILLRAPEPEDIDEMLSFENDESLWENSCTTGPYSRYQLKKYIAENQNNLFADGQLRLMIEHASGNVAGIVDLFSFDARHKRAEIGIVIKESYRRQDIAYNALSLLERHCFHLLGIHQLYAYIRTDNTACLNLFKKLGYTFSATLKDWIYTSRGYKDICIAQKLQINYTKDIEGK from the coding sequence ATGAAGCTGGCACAGCCCTTACATACCGGAACAATCCTTCTTCGGGCCCCCGAGCCCGAAGACATCGATGAAATGCTTTCATTCGAAAACGATGAAAGCTTATGGGAAAACAGTTGTACCACGGGTCCCTACTCCCGTTATCAATTAAAGAAATACATTGCCGAAAACCAGAACAATCTCTTCGCCGACGGACAACTCAGGCTGATGATTGAACACGCTTCAGGAAATGTGGCAGGCATTGTAGACCTTTTCTCATTCGACGCACGCCATAAACGTGCAGAAATAGGGATTGTAATAAAAGAGAGCTACCGCCGGCAAGACATCGCATACAATGCCCTCAGCTTATTGGAAAGACATTGTTTCCATTTGCTCGGCATCCATCAACTTTATGCTTATATCCGGACAGACAATACCGCCTGCCTGAATTTATTCAAAAAATTAGGATATACATTCAGCGCTACACTAAAAGATTGGATATATACAAGCAGGGGATATAAAGACATTTGCATCGCGCAAAAACTTCAAATCAATTACACGAAGGATATTGAGGGTAAGTAG
- a CDS encoding helix-turn-helix domain-containing protein, translating to MSKVIMRDDPQAIAFFQDMKHLSALLDMLETNMRPILNGESFLTDTELAQHLKLTKRTLQEYRNTGKIPFYQIGGKILYREADIEKLLVENRREAFR from the coding sequence ATGAGTAAAGTTATAATGCGTGACGATCCGCAGGCTATTGCGTTTTTCCAGGACATGAAGCATTTATCTGCTTTACTCGACATGCTGGAAACCAATATGCGACCGATATTGAATGGAGAAAGTTTTCTGACTGACACCGAACTGGCACAGCATTTGAAATTGACAAAACGCACGTTACAGGAATATCGTAATACAGGAAAAATCCCGTTTTATCAAATAGGCGGTAAAATTCTGTATCGGGAAGCAGACATAGAGAAACTGCTTGTAGAGAACAGGCGGGAAGCTTTCAGGTAG
- a CDS encoding YqgE/AlgH family protein has product MDMRIFQVHSNKALPHAGSILIASPLLYDYHFARSVILMVTHNIEGSMGIVMNKNFRYHVSLNQLVPRLASMPVIPVFKGGPVDRDTIFFLHVLGNLEGALNLGNGLYLNGDFTALQQYILNGNPIEGYVRFFSGYAGWAYKQLEKEIDDDSWMVGETDKCHLLDENYRDLWFNSMNDLGNPYRLWATYPQYPSCN; this is encoded by the coding sequence ATGGATATGCGCATTTTCCAAGTACATTCAAATAAGGCGCTTCCACATGCGGGAAGTATTCTTATTGCTTCTCCACTATTGTATGACTATCATTTTGCACGCTCAGTCATTTTAATGGTTACACACAATATTGAAGGAAGTATGGGTATTGTGATGAATAAAAACTTCAGATACCATGTTTCACTGAACCAATTGGTTCCTAGATTAGCTTCGATGCCTGTTATTCCTGTTTTTAAAGGAGGGCCTGTAGATCGGGATACGATTTTCTTTTTGCATGTATTGGGTAATCTGGAAGGAGCATTGAATTTAGGAAATGGGCTTTACCTGAACGGTGACTTTACAGCTCTTCAACAATACATATTAAATGGAAATCCGATTGAAGGATATGTCCGTTTCTTTTCCGGGTATGCCGGGTGGGCATATAAACAATTGGAAAAAGAAATTGATGACGATTCGTGGATGGTAGGGGAGACCGACAAATGCCATCTGCTGGATGAAAATTACCGTGACCTTTGGTTCAACAGCATGAACGATTTGGGAAATCCTTATCGTTTATGGGCTACTTACCCTCAATATCCTTCGTGTAATTGA
- a CDS encoding sensor histidine kinase, with product MKLPLKYIALLVILSLTGVFAYQAYWLTNLYRTQRSQMERNIREAMRMSDYNEMIVRVRRLQNDSSVQTEVTVSTGYDNERAFTKTHTIRSVRQGDSTRISIWERDASDTARTPQAALQANMASILFEKKNSTAELASNFQQGLHAGMDLLNEPDFAVFDSLLRRELHRIGIDAPYRLMYLHRGSSVDSSYTFTDTLAVEGTAGYRPSPQAVTYSYSYDMHGHWNYLLILEPTESLVLAQMAGILTASALILAILGLSFGFLIRTLLRQKTLEEMTSDFTNNITHELKTPIAVAYAASDALLNFDSGTDPAKRARYLRICQEQLRRLSGLVEQILGMSMERRKTFRLHPETFTPQEVIAPLIEQHKLKADKPAGITLRIEPENLTVYADRTHFSNIVSNLLDNAVKYSPGEAQIDITCREDNGWFVLSVRDQGIGIPHDKLRHIFDKFYRVPTGNLHDAKGYGLGLYYVKALTEKHGGTVEVRSEPERGSEFTIKLRMKN from the coding sequence ATGAAACTGCCCCTGAAATACATCGCCCTGCTGGTCATCCTCTCGCTAACGGGCGTATTCGCCTACCAAGCCTATTGGCTGACCAACCTTTACCGCACCCAACGCAGCCAAATGGAAAGGAACATCCGCGAAGCCATGCGCATGAGCGATTACAACGAAATGATTGTGCGCGTCAGGCGGCTGCAGAACGACTCGTCGGTACAGACCGAAGTGACCGTCTCGACCGGATACGACAACGAACGGGCGTTTACGAAGACGCATACCATCCGGAGCGTCAGGCAGGGCGACAGCACCCGCATCTCCATCTGGGAACGCGACGCCTCCGATACCGCCCGTACCCCACAAGCCGCCCTGCAAGCCAATATGGCTTCCATCCTTTTCGAAAAGAAGAACTCGACCGCCGAGCTTGCCTCCAACTTCCAGCAAGGGCTGCACGCAGGCATGGACCTATTGAACGAGCCTGATTTCGCCGTTTTCGACAGCCTGCTGAGAAGGGAGCTTCACCGCATCGGCATCGATGCGCCCTACCGGCTGATGTACCTGCACCGGGGAAGCAGCGTTGATTCGAGCTATACGTTCACCGACACACTTGCCGTAGAAGGCACCGCCGGCTACCGCCCTTCCCCGCAAGCCGTCACCTACAGTTACAGCTACGACATGCACGGGCATTGGAACTACCTCCTCATCCTGGAGCCGACCGAAAGCCTCGTGCTCGCCCAAATGGCAGGCATCCTGACTGCCTCGGCATTGATACTGGCCATTCTGGGACTGTCGTTCGGGTTCCTCATCCGCACCCTCCTGCGCCAAAAGACGCTGGAAGAAATGACAAGCGACTTCACCAACAACATCACCCACGAACTGAAGACCCCCATCGCCGTGGCATACGCCGCCAGCGATGCCTTGCTCAACTTCGACTCCGGAACAGACCCGGCGAAACGCGCACGCTACCTGCGCATCTGCCAGGAACAATTACGGAGACTGAGCGGGCTGGTGGAACAGATACTCGGCATGTCAATGGAACGGCGCAAGACTTTCCGCCTGCATCCGGAAACCTTCACCCCTCAGGAAGTCATCGCGCCGCTCATCGAACAGCATAAGCTGAAAGCGGACAAGCCCGCCGGCATTACCCTCCGCATCGAGCCGGAGAACCTCACCGTATACGCCGACCGCACGCATTTCAGCAACATCGTGAGCAACCTGCTGGACAACGCCGTGAAGTATTCGCCCGGCGAGGCACAGATTGACATAACCTGCCGCGAAGACAACGGCTGGTTCGTCCTCTCCGTCCGCGACCAAGGCATCGGCATCCCGCACGACAAGCTGCGCCACATATTCGACAAATTCTACCGCGTACCGACCGGAAACCTGCACGACGCGAAGGGCTACGGGCTGGGACTGTATTACGTAAAAGCCCTGACCGAGAAGCACGGAGGTACGGTGGAAGTAAGAAGCGAGCCGGAACGGGGAAGCGAATTCACGATTAAATTAAGAATGAAGAATTAA
- a CDS encoding TonB-dependent receptor: MRQLILILWLAAFGAKLPAQERADSLLTGDVQADSLFQALPEVMVEGERPVVKALPGRLEYDLPRMIAQKPIDNVYDALKELPGVVEMNGGLTLGARGVTVVLDGKVTNMSAGQLYSLLKSMPASRIERVEVMYNAPARYQVRGALINVRLRHRIGDPGSVQGEAFAKYDQRHEASFEERASLLYNGGKLSADFLYSHAHGESYHTTDKEARHWQEAEGEAYSVRNHERGHGRNHTHTFRLGAGYRFAENHSLDFVYNGSYDTSHYNQYTTGTQTATTLGNQEAWLHNGRLDYQAPFGLKAGAEFTWYHAPGSQRLVSEMDGTSMDFYTEDAQRINAWKFYVSQEHQLKHGWGLNYGAVYSTSVDNSYQRYSGNEGLPSDMDSRRREQTLNVYAGFSKSFGEDLSVDFSLAAERYRTPVWDEWSWYPNLTATYKPSASHIVQLSFSSDKRYPGYWAVQDAVSYLGGGYSEVQGNPLLKPSKDYDVRLVYVLKSKYIFSAWFSHTEDYATQTLYQSPERLVEIYRYLNFDFQRQAGIQASLPFKIKKWLDSRLTLIGVWMREKDADFYDMPFDRRICYGMAVWNNTVMLSTRPDLRLTLNGFVRSKAHQGTYDLPASGNVDIALRYAFAGKNCILSAWCKDIFETAGIDPYVRIARQWVTNDYSCYRSVGLSFTWKFGGYQEKRREAVDTSRFK; this comes from the coding sequence ATGAGACAACTGATTCTGATTTTATGGCTGGCGGCTTTCGGAGCAAAGCTTCCGGCGCAAGAGCGGGCGGACAGCCTGCTGACGGGAGACGTGCAGGCGGACAGCCTCTTTCAGGCGTTGCCCGAAGTCATGGTGGAGGGCGAGCGTCCCGTAGTGAAGGCATTGCCCGGACGGTTGGAATACGACCTGCCGCGGATGATAGCACAGAAACCGATAGACAATGTATATGATGCCTTGAAGGAACTTCCGGGCGTGGTGGAGATGAACGGCGGGCTGACGTTGGGCGCACGGGGCGTGACCGTCGTGCTGGACGGGAAAGTGACGAATATGAGTGCCGGACAACTTTATTCGTTGCTCAAGTCAATGCCTGCCAGCCGTATCGAGCGGGTGGAAGTGATGTACAATGCTCCGGCGCGTTATCAGGTGAGGGGTGCGTTGATAAACGTCCGCCTGCGCCACCGTATCGGCGACCCCGGCTCGGTGCAGGGTGAGGCGTTCGCCAAGTACGACCAACGGCACGAGGCTTCGTTCGAGGAGCGTGCCTCCTTATTATATAACGGAGGAAAGCTTTCGGCGGATTTCCTTTATTCGCATGCGCACGGCGAGAGCTATCATACCACTGACAAAGAGGCACGCCACTGGCAGGAGGCGGAGGGTGAGGCTTATTCTGTCCGGAACCACGAGAGGGGGCACGGACGGAACCATACGCATACGTTCCGCCTCGGCGCCGGTTACCGGTTCGCCGAAAATCATTCCTTGGACTTTGTTTATAATGGAAGTTACGACACCAGCCATTATAACCAATATACCACAGGCACACAGACGGCGACGACGCTGGGCAATCAGGAAGCGTGGCTGCACAACGGACGGCTGGACTATCAGGCGCCGTTCGGACTGAAGGCTGGCGCGGAGTTTACGTGGTATCATGCGCCGGGCAGCCAACGTCTTGTCAGCGAAATGGACGGAACGAGTATGGACTTTTACACCGAAGACGCGCAACGCATCAATGCCTGGAAGTTCTACGTGTCGCAAGAACATCAGCTGAAGCACGGCTGGGGGCTGAACTATGGAGCGGTGTATTCTACGAGTGTGGACAATTCGTACCAGCGTTATTCGGGGAATGAAGGATTGCCTTCGGACATGGATTCGCGCCGGAGGGAACAGACGCTGAACGTATATGCGGGCTTCAGCAAGTCGTTCGGCGAAGACTTGTCGGTAGACTTTTCGCTGGCAGCCGAGCGTTACCGGACTCCGGTGTGGGACGAATGGAGTTGGTATCCGAATCTGACGGCTACGTATAAACCTTCCGCCAGCCATATCGTGCAGCTTTCTTTCAGCAGCGACAAGCGTTATCCCGGTTACTGGGCGGTGCAGGATGCGGTGTCTTATCTGGGCGGAGGTTATTCGGAAGTGCAGGGCAATCCGTTGCTGAAGCCTTCGAAAGATTACGATGTGAGGTTGGTGTATGTCTTGAAATCGAAGTATATCTTTTCTGCCTGGTTCAGTCATACGGAAGATTATGCCACGCAGACGCTTTACCAGTCGCCCGAACGCTTGGTGGAGATTTACCGTTATCTGAATTTTGATTTCCAGCGTCAGGCGGGCATTCAGGCTTCCCTTCCGTTCAAGATAAAGAAATGGCTCGATTCGCGCCTCACGCTGATAGGCGTATGGATGCGCGAAAAGGATGCTGATTTCTACGACATGCCTTTCGACCGCCGCATCTGCTATGGCATGGCGGTATGGAACAATACGGTTATGCTTTCCACCCGTCCGGACTTGCGTCTGACGCTGAACGGGTTTGTGCGCAGCAAAGCGCATCAGGGCACGTATGATTTGCCAGCCAGCGGGAATGTGGACATCGCGTTGCGTTATGCTTTCGCCGGCAAGAACTGCATCCTGTCGGCTTGGTGTAAAGATATTTTCGAGACCGCGGGCATCGACCCGTATGTCCGCATCGCCCGCCAGTGGGTGACAAACGATTATTCATGCTACCGCTCTGTAGGCTTATCGTTTACGTGGAAATTCGGAGGTTATCAGGAGAAGCGTCGGGAAGCGGTGGATACATCCCGTTTCAAATAA
- a CDS encoding tetratricopeptide repeat protein → MKTLIITLICGLLAVNSLFAKGFERPVTADYQKGVEALNEGNIEQAYTYLTNELNANPENGYAHCYMALVCNFCGDAKLAFHAVNESLRFIPEADTEYRAFAYYTRGMLLMNAKAYAEAEEDLDEAIRLTPSDVENYKARAEVYMNNGKYEESLADLQMAMKLDSHADVYDLMMQLLQANPDPVFFDEVTSAFSNATAAR, encoded by the coding sequence ATGAAGACACTGATTATAACATTGATTTGCGGGCTGCTGGCGGTAAATTCCCTTTTTGCAAAAGGTTTCGAGCGTCCGGTTACGGCCGATTATCAAAAAGGAGTAGAGGCTTTGAACGAAGGTAATATCGAACAGGCTTATACTTATCTGACTAACGAACTGAACGCCAATCCGGAGAATGGCTATGCCCATTGCTATATGGCTTTGGTCTGTAATTTTTGTGGAGATGCCAAGTTGGCTTTCCATGCAGTAAACGAAAGCTTACGCTTTATACCCGAAGCGGATACCGAGTATCGTGCGTTTGCGTATTATACGCGAGGCATGCTGCTGATGAATGCCAAGGCATACGCCGAAGCGGAAGAAGATTTGGATGAGGCTATCCGCCTGACTCCTTCGGATGTGGAAAACTACAAGGCACGTGCGGAAGTTTATATGAACAACGGCAAGTATGAAGAGTCATTGGCCGATTTGCAGATGGCGATGAAATTGGACAGCCATGCCGATGTATATGATTTGATGATGCAGTTGCTTCAGGCAAATCCCGACCCGGTTTTCTTCGATGAGGTGACCAGTGCATTCAGCAATGCTACGGCAGCGCGTTGA
- a CDS encoding site-specific integrase, translated as MKQDSMKILFFIRKSRLKKNGEAPVFLRITINGQQDEIRIQRSVPINLWNNLKGCSKGKDRVSLELNSYIEALKVRLYQIHKELLCRDALITPRNMLVKLFSKEERHLVVETMKKCIDDWRSLIGQEYQPSTISRYDNCYESLKTVVKEFYKKEDITFYELNGEFIDTFEMHLRTERKLSQNTLTKYMSCFRKVLGIARDNGWLNFDPLVGKRKRLFKKEETCPTFLTLDELQRIMEKEFSTARLNHVKDFFLFCCYTGLSYIDVSTLRPIHLYRDNNGKLWIHKSRVKITTNKETCTSNVPLLPPAIAILEKYKGWNEKDPDAPCLPIPSNQKMNEYLKEIATLCDIKKRLTVHVSRHTFATTVTLANHVAIQNVSKMLGHSSTRMTQHYARVLDNSIMEDMKGVAGIFR; from the coding sequence ATGAAACAGGATTCAATGAAGATTTTGTTCTTCATCCGCAAGAGCAGGCTGAAGAAAAACGGCGAGGCTCCGGTGTTCCTCCGGATAACCATCAACGGACAACAGGATGAGATACGCATCCAACGCTCTGTCCCAATCAATCTGTGGAATAACCTGAAGGGATGCAGCAAGGGAAAGGATCGTGTGTCCTTGGAACTGAACAGCTACATAGAGGCTCTGAAAGTACGGCTGTACCAAATCCATAAGGAACTGCTCTGCCGGGATGCGCTGATTACTCCCAGAAACATGCTGGTCAAACTGTTCTCTAAGGAGGAACGGCATTTGGTTGTAGAAACAATGAAAAAGTGTATTGATGACTGGCGCTCTCTTATCGGGCAGGAATACCAGCCGTCTACTATCTCCCGCTATGACAACTGCTATGAATCGCTGAAAACAGTAGTAAAGGAATTCTATAAAAAGGAGGACATCACGTTCTACGAACTGAACGGGGAATTCATCGACACGTTTGAAATGCACCTGCGGACAGAGAGAAAACTCTCGCAGAATACGCTCACCAAATACATGAGCTGCTTCCGCAAGGTGTTGGGCATAGCCAGGGATAACGGCTGGCTGAACTTTGATCCGCTGGTGGGTAAACGGAAACGGCTGTTCAAGAAGGAAGAGACATGCCCGACTTTCCTCACACTGGACGAATTGCAACGAATCATGGAGAAGGAGTTTTCAACGGCACGGCTGAACCATGTGAAGGACTTCTTCCTGTTCTGCTGTTATACCGGGCTCTCGTACATAGACGTGAGTACCCTGCGGCCCATACACCTGTACAGGGACAACAACGGAAAGCTGTGGATACACAAGTCGAGGGTGAAAATCACGACGAACAAGGAAACCTGTACGAGTAATGTGCCGTTGCTACCGCCTGCCATCGCTATTCTGGAGAAATACAAGGGGTGGAATGAAAAGGATCCGGACGCACCTTGCCTGCCCATCCCGTCGAATCAGAAGATGAACGAATATTTGAAGGAAATAGCTACCTTGTGCGATATAAAGAAACGCCTGACCGTCCATGTGAGCCGGCACACCTTCGCGACCACGGTGACGCTCGCCAACCACGTGGCCATCCAGAACGTGTCGAAAATGCTGGGACATTCGTCCACACGTATGACCCAGCATTACGCACGGGTGCTTGACAACAGTATCATGGAGGACATGAAGGGAGTGGCTGGAATATTCCGCTAA
- a CDS encoding response regulator transcription factor codes for MKNREAIIDVLLVEDEETLALIIKDTLEGQGFAIRLAENGEEGIEKFFGQKPDVVVADVMMPRMDGFEMVRRIRRKDKQTPVLFLTARSATSDVVEGFELGGNDYLKKPFGMQELIVRIKALLGRASNYSAPEKQTSVTEFEIGRYRFNAITQRLSYLGNETELSYRESEILRRLCENRNEVTLMQDILIELWGNDTFFNQRSLHVFITKLRHKLSRDERIRIVNVRGIGYKLIIN; via the coding sequence ATGAAGAATAGAGAAGCAATAATCGATGTACTGCTGGTGGAAGACGAGGAGACACTCGCCCTTATCATCAAGGACACGCTGGAAGGGCAAGGCTTCGCTATCCGTTTGGCGGAAAACGGGGAAGAAGGAATCGAAAAGTTCTTCGGCCAAAAGCCGGACGTGGTAGTGGCAGACGTAATGATGCCCCGCATGGACGGATTTGAAATGGTGCGCCGCATCCGGCGCAAGGACAAGCAGACACCCGTGCTCTTCCTTACCGCCCGTTCCGCCACGAGCGATGTGGTGGAAGGTTTCGAATTAGGGGGAAACGATTACCTGAAGAAACCGTTCGGGATGCAGGAACTTATCGTGCGCATCAAAGCCCTCTTGGGACGGGCTTCCAACTATTCCGCCCCGGAAAAGCAAACGTCCGTAACAGAATTCGAAATAGGCAGGTACCGCTTCAACGCCATCACCCAACGCCTCTCCTACCTCGGAAACGAGACCGAACTTTCTTACCGCGAAAGCGAAATCTTGCGCCGCCTCTGCGAAAACCGGAACGAAGTGACCCTGATGCAAGACATCCTGATTGAGTTATGGGGCAACGATACGTTCTTCAACCAGCGCAGCCTGCACGTATTCATCACCAAACTCCGCCACAAGCTCTCGCGCGACGAGCGCATCCGCATCGTAAATGTCCGAGGCATCGGGTACAAACTCATCATCAACTGA
- a CDS encoding type II toxin-antitoxin system RelE/ParE family toxin, with the protein MKYRLKFQHTFEKEAKRLGKRYMSMKSDIASLSEELLANPHLGTDLGGGLRKIRMAITSKGKGKSGGARVISFTVVVAVEETEINLLYIYDKAERSSISKKEIEELLRLNGLK; encoded by the coding sequence ATGAAGTATAGATTGAAATTCCAACATACGTTTGAAAAAGAAGCCAAACGTTTAGGAAAACGTTATATGTCGATGAAATCCGATATTGCTTCTCTAAGTGAAGAACTTCTTGCCAATCCTCACCTCGGCACAGACCTTGGTGGCGGATTGCGCAAGATTCGGATGGCTATTACTTCGAAAGGGAAAGGCAAGAGCGGCGGCGCACGGGTTATTTCTTTTACCGTAGTGGTGGCGGTGGAGGAGACCGAAATCAACTTGCTTTACATCTACGACAAGGCGGAGCGTTCTTCTATCAGCAAGAAAGAAATCGAAGAACTGCTCCGGTTGAACGGATTGAAATGA
- a CDS encoding helix-turn-helix domain-containing protein — MEFVCIEAKTFEDMRMALELLKKKVEMLSQRHLPKRLNKWLDNQEVCAILHISPRTLQSLRSNGTLSYTQIDRRTYYQEHDIMRLLGMTGCRRKSRKESEG; from the coding sequence ATGGAATTTGTATGTATAGAGGCTAAAACATTTGAAGATATGCGCATGGCTTTGGAATTGCTCAAGAAGAAAGTGGAAATGTTGTCTCAAAGACATTTGCCCAAGCGACTGAACAAATGGCTGGACAATCAGGAAGTATGCGCCATATTGCATATCTCGCCACGAACCTTGCAATCTTTGCGTAGCAACGGTACTTTGTCTTACACCCAGATTGACCGCAGGACCTATTATCAGGAGCACGATATTATGAGATTATTAGGAATGACAGGCTGTAGACGTAAATCGAGAAAGGAGTCCGAAGGATGA
- the recR gene encoding recombination mediator RecR yields the protein MNQQYPSALLEKAVDEFAKLPGIGRKTAMRLVLYLLRQDTQAVESFGNALIRLKHEVKYCKVCHNISDTDVCQICSNPSRDASTICVVENIRDVMAIENTQQYRGLYHVLGGVISPMDGIGPSDLQIESLVERVKAGTVSEVILALSSTMEGDTTNFYIFRKLAPYNVKLTIIARGISIGDELEYTDEVTLGRSIANRIVFTGTTI from the coding sequence ATGAACCAACAATATCCGTCCGCATTACTCGAAAAGGCAGTAGACGAATTTGCCAAGCTGCCCGGCATCGGCCGAAAGACCGCCATGAGGCTGGTGCTCTACCTGCTTCGGCAAGACACGCAGGCAGTGGAATCGTTCGGCAATGCGCTCATCCGGCTGAAACATGAAGTGAAGTATTGCAAGGTGTGCCACAACATTTCGGACACGGACGTCTGCCAGATTTGCTCCAATCCCTCGCGCGATGCCTCGACCATCTGCGTGGTAGAAAACATCCGCGACGTAATGGCAATCGAAAACACCCAGCAATACCGCGGACTATACCACGTGCTGGGCGGAGTCATCTCGCCGATGGACGGCATCGGTCCCTCGGACCTGCAGATAGAAAGCCTGGTGGAACGGGTGAAGGCAGGCACCGTGTCGGAAGTCATCCTGGCGCTCAGCTCGACCATGGAGGGCGACACAACCAATTTTTACATCTTCCGCAAACTGGCACCCTACAACGTGAAACTGACCATCATCGCCCGGGGCATCTCCATCGGCGACGAGCTGGAATATACCGATGAGGTCACGCTGGGACGCTCCATCGCCAACCGGATTGTGTTCACGGGCACCACGATTTGA
- a CDS encoding sodium:solute symporter yields the protein MNGIFILVTIAVYFGILLLVAHITSVRSSDNDAFFRGNRQSPWYIVSFGMIGASLSGVTFVSVPGMVRGIDMTYMQTCLGFFVGYLLIAHVLLPLYYRLNLISIYTYLKERFGVCSYKTGASFFLVSKLLGASARLYLVCLILQHYVFDAYGVPFVLTAIGTVVLIWLYTHKSGIRTIVWTDSLQTFCLLAALLLIIYKVVAMLGGDWSSVAGAVADNAHSRIFVFDDWHSKQNFFKQFFSGIFITIVMTGLDQDMMQKNLSCRNLKEAQKNMYCYGFSFLPVNFLFLVLGILLLLASSRLGVDLPAKGDDILPMFAAEGYLGPVVLVLFTIGIIAAAFSSADSALAALTTSFCIDILEVGQFSEGKAQRIRRCVHIGISVVFIGCMLVFKAVGSQSIIDTIYVLAAYTYGPLLGMFAFGMFTRRLPRDRFVPYVALLSPLVCYATDRLCFYLTGYAFGYEMLMFNGLLTFLGLWSLSRKVLKS from the coding sequence ATGAACGGCATATTCATCCTTGTTACCATAGCGGTTTATTTCGGCATCCTTTTGCTGGTGGCGCATATCACGTCGGTTCGCAGCAGCGACAACGATGCTTTTTTCCGGGGCAACCGCCAGTCGCCGTGGTACATTGTGTCGTTCGGTATGATAGGGGCTTCGCTTTCGGGCGTGACGTTTGTTTCGGTGCCCGGCATGGTGCGGGGCATTGATATGACGTATATGCAGACCTGTCTGGGCTTTTTTGTCGGTTATCTGCTGATAGCCCATGTGCTGCTTCCGCTTTATTACCGGCTGAACCTGATTTCCATTTATACTTATTTGAAAGAACGTTTCGGTGTCTGTTCTTATAAGACGGGCGCTTCTTTTTTTCTGGTCTCTAAATTGCTGGGAGCGTCCGCGCGTCTGTACTTGGTCTGTCTGATTTTGCAGCATTATGTGTTCGACGCATACGGTGTCCCTTTTGTGCTGACTGCCATCGGTACGGTAGTCCTTATCTGGCTATACACGCATAAGAGCGGGATACGTACCATTGTCTGGACCGATAGCCTGCAGACCTTCTGCCTGCTGGCGGCTTTACTCCTTATTATATACAAGGTAGTGGCGATGCTCGGTGGCGACTGGTCATCGGTTGCCGGTGCTGTGGCGGATAATGCGCACAGCCGTATCTTTGTGTTCGACGACTGGCATTCGAAGCAAAACTTTTTCAAGCAGTTCTTCAGCGGCATTTTCATTACCATCGTTATGACAGGGCTGGATCAGGATATGATGCAGAAGAACCTTTCGTGCCGCAACCTGAAGGAGGCGCAGAAGAATATGTATTGTTACGGTTTCTCGTTTTTGCCGGTCAATTTCCTGTTTCTGGTGTTGGGGATATTGTTGTTGCTGGCTTCTTCCCGGTTAGGGGTAGACTTGCCAGCCAAGGGGGATGATATTCTTCCGATGTTTGCCGCCGAGGGATATTTAGGTCCGGTGGTGCTGGTGCTCTTTACCATCGGCATAATCGCTGCGGCTTTTTCCAGTGCCGATTCGGCATTGGCGGCATTGACCACCAGTTTCTGTATTGACATTCTGGAGGTAGGACAGTTTTCGGAGGGTAAGGCACAACGCATCCGCCGGTGTGTGCATATAGGTATTTCTGTTGTTTTTATCGGCTGTATGTTGGTGTTTAAGGCGGTAGGCAGTCAGAGTATTATCGATACGATTTATGTACTGGCAGCCTATACGTACGGGCCGCTGTTGGGCATGTTTGCTTTCGGAATGTTTACCCGCAGGTTGCCTCGCGACCGGTTTGTTCCTTATGTGGCGCTGCTCTCTCCGCTGGTGTGTTATGCCACCGACCGCCTATGCTTTTACCTGACAGGATATGCTTTCGGTTATGAAATGTTGATGTTCAACGGGCTGCTGACCTTCTTAGGTTTGTGGTCATTAAGCAGGAAAGTGTTAAAAAGCTGA